The following coding sequences lie in one Carassius auratus strain Wakin unplaced genomic scaffold, ASM336829v1 scaf_tig00025371, whole genome shotgun sequence genomic window:
- the LOC113078340 gene encoding CD97 antigen-like — protein MKCVNTMGSFLCFCPPGFHEPTTGSGCEDIDECVTDPGLCGDHVQCFNTPGSYYCNCNEGFRSITANFTATSGECRDINECIEKTHECRGDMKCVNTMGSFMCVCPPGFHEPTTGSGCEDVDECVSSVCGVHSSCINTLGSFRCICSPGFLKHENGSCTDVDECVSSVCGVHSSCINTLGSFHCNCSPGFLKHENGSCTDKDECTDVPDVCGTNANCSNHQGSYSCKCHEGYSNYGNSQSKCTEMSCDHFESDTEDTPAKLKTLLALLRSSCESMRGPNSHQIGEQLLENLFTFTDELLSGGNIADGKMLNHCLDAVENSMRLIGPQLKEPVTRMETHNTFAEVAVMRGQTPPSGRVTLSTDSALFSTSWETVVGKSYPGFAFAALVSYKDLNSSSDLLHKMSNERSDDKERSVTYQLNSKVVTAVVSNEETKQLSESVTLVFRHVEERVESEGMAYSCVYWDETEGAWSGRGCKRTESNSTHTVCSCSHLSSFAVLMALYPVQDAFDLVLITQVGLALSLVCLFLCILTFKFCHSIQGTRTSIHLHLSICLFIADLIFLCGITSTHNQVACGIVAGLLHFFFLSAFCWMLLEGVQLYRMVVLVFHTTLKHLYMYLVGYGVPLVIVTISAIAFPAGYGTSRHCWLSLDRYFILSFFVPVCIVMSLNCFFFIITVWKLAQKLSSLNPDLSSLHKIRSFTVTAVAQLCVLGGTWVFGFFLFQEDGTEVMLYLFTILNSLQGAFIFIMHCLLSKPVRTEYYTLFVRMCPHKKKVEYSLSSIQKPLRSEDSTGESKI, from the exons ATATAGATGAGTGTGTGACAGATCCGGGTCTGTGTGGTGATCATGTTCAGTGTTTCAATACACCTGGAAGTTACTACTGCAACTGTAATGAAGGATTTCGATCAATAACAGCCAATTTCACAGCAACATCGGGGGAGTGTAGGG ATATCAATGAGTGTATTGAGAAAACACATGAATGCAGAGGTGATATGAAGTGTGTGAACACCATGGGCTCCTTCATGTGCGTCTGTCCACCAGGATTTCATGAACCAACAACAGGCTCAGGATGTGAAG ATGTGGATGAGTGTGTTTCCTCAGTGTGTGGAGTTCACAGCAGCTGCATTAACACACTTGGCAGCTTCCGCTGCATCTGTTCTCCAGGGTTTCTCAAACATGAGAACGGCTCCTGTACAG ATGTGGATGAGTGTGTTTCCTCAGTGTGTGGAGTTCACAGCAGCTGCATTAACACACTTGGCAGCTTCCACTGCAACTGTTCTCCAGGGTTTCTCAAACATGAGAACGGCTCCTGTACAG acaaaGATGAATGTACAGATGTTCCTGATGTTTGTGGCACAAACGCCAACTGCTCCAATCATCAGGGCAGCTACAGCTGTAAATGCCATGAGGGTTACAGTAACTATGGCAAtagccaatcaaaatgcactg AGATGAGCTGCGACCACTTTGAGTCTGACACAGAGGACACGCCTGCAAAG TTGAAGACTTTACTGGCGCTGTTGAGGAGCAGCTGTGAGTCTATGCGTGGCCCAAACAGCCATCAGATAGGAGAGCAGTTACTGGAG AACTTGTTTACTTTCACTGACGAGCTGCTGTCGGGTGGAAACATCGCTGACGGGAAGATGCTGAATCATTGTCTTGACGCGGTGGAGAACAGCATGCGTCTGATTGGACCTCAGCTGAAAGAGCCTGTGACCAGGATGGAGACACACAACACCT TTGCTGAAGTTGCAGTCATGCGGGGGCAGACTCCACCCAGTGGGCGTGTCACTCTGAGCACAGACTCCGCCCTCTTCAGCACCAGCTGGGAAACAGTTGTAGGCAAATCATATCCAG GTTTTGCATTTGCGGCTCTGGTCAGTTATAAAGATCTGAACTCATCCAGTGATCTGCTCCACAAGATGAGCAATGAGAGATCAGACGATAAAGAGAGAAGTGTCACTTATCAACTCAACTCTAAAGTGGTGACGGCCGTCGTCAGTAATGAAGAAACCAAGCAGCTGTCAGAGTCGGTGACGCTCGTCTTTAGACACGTGGAG GAAAGAGTGGAGTCTGAGGGCATGGCTTACTCTTGTGTGTACTGGGATGAGACTGAGGGGGCGTGGTCTGGGCGGGGCTGTAAGAGGACTGAGTCTAACAGCACTCATACAGTGTGTTCCTGCTCTCATCTCAGTAGTTTCGCTGTGCTCATGGCTCTCTATCCTGTCCAG GACGCATTTGATTTGGTGTTGATCACACAAGTGGGTTTGGCTCTGTCTCTGGTCTGTTTATTTCTCTGCATCCTGACTTTCAAGTTCTGCCACTCTATCCAAGGAACCCGAACCAGCATTCATCTCCATCTGAGCATCTGTCTCTTCATTGCAGACCTCATCTTCCTCTGTGGGATCACCAGTACTCACAATCAG gtAGCGTGTGGGATTGTGGCCGGTCTGCTTCATTTCTTCTTCTTGTCTGCGTTCTGCTGGATGCTGCTGGAGGGAGTTCAGCTCTACCGGATGGTTGTGCTTGTGTTTCACACCACATTAAAACACCTCTACATGTATTTGGTGGGATACGGAGTCCCTCTCGTCATCGTCACCATCTCTGCCATCGCCTTCCCAGCAGGTTATGGGACCAGTAGACA CTGCTGGCTCTCTCTCGATCGTTACTTCATCTTGAGTTTCTTCGTGCCAGTCTGCATCGTCATGAGCCTCAattgtttcttcttcatcatcactgtCTGGAAACTGGCCCAGAAGTTATCCAGCCTCAATCCAGACCTCTCCAGCCTCCACAAGATCAG GAGTTTCACGGTGACCGCTGTGGCTCAGTTGTGTGTTCTCGGAGGAACGTGGGTCTTCGGCTTCTTCCTCTTCCAGGAGGACGGGACTGAAGTCATGTTGTACCTCTTCACGATCTTAAACAGCCTGCAGGGGGCGTTCATCTTCATCATGCACTGCCTGCTGTCCAAACCG GTCAGGACGGAGTATTACACCCTGTTTGTCCGAATGTGTCCACACAAGAAGAAAGTGGAATACAGTCTCAGCAgcattcag AAACCTCTACGGAGCGAAGACAGCACAGGAGAATCCAAGATATAA